A region from the Canis lupus dingo isolate Sandy chromosome 9, ASM325472v2, whole genome shotgun sequence genome encodes:
- the C1QL1 gene encoding C1q-related factor, producing MLLVLVVLIPVLVSSGGPDGHYEMLGTCRMVCDPYPARGPGAGARPDGGDALSEQSGAPPPSTLVQGPQGKPGRTGKPGPPGPPGDPGPPGPVGPPGEKGEPGKTGPPGLPGAGGSGAISTATYTTVPRVAFYAGLKNPHEGYEVLKFDDVVTNLGNNYDATSGKFTCNIPGTYFFTYHVLMRGGDGTSMWADLCKNGQVRASAIAQDADQNYDYASNSVILHLDAGDEVFIKLDGGKAHGGNSNKYSTFSGFIIYSD from the exons atgctgctggtgctggtggtgctcaTCCCCGTGCTGGTGAGCTCGGGCGGCCCGGACGGCCACTATGAGATGCTGGGCACCTGCCGCATGGTATGCGACCCCTACCCCGCGCGGGGCCCCGGCGCCGGCGCTCGGCCCGACGGCGGCGACGCCCTGAGCGAGCAGAGTGGCGCGCCCCCGCCTTCCACGCTGGTGCAGGGCCCCCAGGGGAAACCGGGCCGCACAGGCAAGCCGGGCCCCCCGGGGCCTCCCGGGGACCCAGGTCCTCCGGGCCCTGTGGGGCCACCCGGGGAGAAGGGTGAGCCAGGCAAGACCGGCCCTCCCGGGCTACCGGGTGCGGGGGGCAGCGGCGCCATCAGCACGGCCACCTACACCACGGTGCCACGCGTGGCCTTCTACGCCGGCCTCAAGAACCCTCACGAGGGTTACGAGGTGCTCAAGTTCGACGACGTGGTCACCAACCTAGGCAACAATTACGACGCGACCAGCGGCAAGTTTACGTGCAACATTCCCGGCACCTACTTTTTCACCTACCACGTCCTCATGCGCGGCGGCGACGGCACCAGTATGTGGGCGGACCTCTGCAAGAACGGCCAG gtGCGGGCCAGCGCCATAGCCCAGGACGCAGACCAGAACTATGACTATGCCAGCAACAGTGTGATCCTGCACCTGGACGCGGGTGATGAGGTCTTCATCAAGCTCGACGGAGGCAAAGCGCACGGCGGCAACAGCAACAAATACAGCACGTTCTCCGGCTTCATCATCTACTCCGATTGA
- the KIF18B gene encoding kinesin-like protein KIF18B isoform X1 has protein sequence MVMAVEDSKVRVVVRVRPPTPRELESQRRPVVQVVDERVLVFDPEEPDGGFLGLKWSGTHDGPKKKAKDLTFVFDRVFGEAATQQDVFQHTTHSILDRFLQGYNCSVFAYGATGAGKTHTMLGREGDPGIMYLTTMELYKRLEAHQEEKRFEVLISYQEVYNEQIHDLLEPKGPLAIREDPDKGVMVQGLSFHQPTSAEQLLEMLTRGNCNRTQHPTDANATSSRSHAIFQIFVKQQDRVPGLTQALRVAKMSLIDLAGSERASSTHAKGERLREGANINRSLLALINVLNALADAKGRKSHVPYRDSKLTRLLKDSIGGNCHTVMIATVSPSSLAYEDTYNTLKYADRAKEIKLALKSNVISLDCHISQYATICQQLQAEVATLREKLQVYEARAQAPPQDLPKSPKSGSSQQLLPSPPCTPELHPGSAVLQEESLGLETQVGRVMEENPPDQEPLQNDKDKGLVEEVLIQGPEQTLRHPLPTSPGLTLQPKPDVGCLSPQNLDRDSSKQLALKMLCLAQRQYSLLQAANLLTPDMITEFETLQQLVQEEKAKPGAKASGTPGPAKGVPLEPCSESDSPGYSGPVTRTMARQLGGLMHTLGVLPGSDCTPARRPTERRRRRKPSPSEPDGPPAPKLGTKRQRQSFLPCLRRGSLPEAQPSLGPSTPKGGKASSSCHSPRICPATVIKSRVPLGPSAVQNCSTPLALPARDLNTTFDLSEEAPSKLGFCECAGWENAPQELNMLDPPLIPSGPVPPFTMKGPKATSSFPGTSACKKRRVTSSSASQSLRVARGRSSRIARLPSSNLKRPAWPLAIPANWPAETPSSPRCPGNQRSQQEPMGIGGALSSGSCIGKAS, from the exons ATGGTGATGGCGGTGGAGGACAGCAAGGTGCGGGTCGTGGTGCGGGTCCGGCCCCCTACGCCACGGGAGCTGGAGAGTCAGAGGCGGCCTGTGGTTCAGGTGGTAGATGAGCGAGTGCTGGTGTTTGACCCTGAGGAGCCCGATGGGGGCTTCCTTGGCCTGAAGTGGAGCGGCACCCATGATGGCCCCAAGAAGAAGGCCAAAGACCTGACATTTGTCTTTGACCGGGTCTTTGGCGAGGCAGCCACCCAACAGGACGTGTTCCAGCACACCACCCACAGCATTCTGGACCGCTTCCTTCAGGGCTACAACTGCTCAG TGTTTGCCTATGGGGCCACCGGGGCTGGGAAGACACACACcatgctggggagggagggggacccCGGCATCATGTACCTGACGACCATGGAACTGTACAAGCGGCTTGAGGCCCACCAGGAGGAGAAGCGATTCGAGGTGCTCATCAGCTACCAAGAG GTGTACAATGAGCAGATCCACGACCTCCTGGAGCCCAAGGGGCCCCTTGCTATCCGTGAGGACCCCGACAAGGGTGTGATGGTGCAAGGACTTTCCTTCCACCAG CCAACCTCAGCTGAGCAGCTGCTGGAGATGCTGACCCGAGGGAACTGCAACCGCACGCAGCACCCGACGGATGCCAACGCTACTTCCTCCCGCTCCCATGCCATCTTCCAG ATCTTCGTGAAGCAGCAGGACCGGGTTCCAGGTCTGACTCAGGCCCTTCGAGTGGCCAAGATGAGCCTGATTGACCTGGCTGGTTCGGAGCGGGCATCCAGCACCCATGCAAAGGGGGAGCGGCTTCGGGAGGGTGCCAACATCAACCGTTCCCTGCTGGCCCTCATCAATGTCCTCAATGCCTTGGCCGACGCGAAG GGCCGCAAGTCTCATGTGCCCTACCGGGACAGCAAGCTGACCCGTCTGCTCAAGGACTCCATTGGGGGCAACTGCCACACGGTGATGATCGCTACTGTCAGCCCCTCCAGTCTGGCCTACGAGGACACTTACAACACCCTCAAGTATGCCGACCGCGCCAAGGAGATCAAGCTCGCG CTTAAGAGCAACGTGATCAGTCTGGACTGTCACATCAGCCAGTATGCTACCATCTGCCAGCAACTGCAGGCTGAG GTGGCCACCCTGAGGGAGAAGCTCCAAGTATACGAGGCGAGAGCCCAGGCCCCACCACAGGACCTCCCGAAATCCCCCAAATCGGGCTCTTCCCAGCAACT CCTTCCCAGCCCACCCTGTACCCCAGAGCTCCACCCAGGGTCTGCAGTCCTTCAAGAGGAGAGCCTGGGGCtagagacccaggtggggagggtTATGGAAGAGAACCCTCCAGACCAGGAGCCACTCCAAAACGACAAGGACAAAGGCCTGGTGGAAGAG GTTCTAATCCAGGGACCAGAGCAGACCCTCAGGCACCCACTGCCAACGTCCCCTGGCCTGACCCTGCAGCCCAAGCCAGATGTGGGCTGCCTCTCACCACAGAACTTGGACAGGGACAGTTCTAAGCA GTTGGCCCTGAAGATGCTGTGCCTGGCACAGCGGCAGTACTCCCTGCTCCAGGCGGCCAACCTGCTCACCCCCGACATGATCACAGAGTTCGAGACCCTGCAGCAGTTGGTACAAGAGGAAAAAGCTAAGCCTGGAGCAAAGGCCTCAGGCACACCTGGCCCAGCCAAGGGGGTACCTCTGGAGCCCTGCTCAGAGTCAG ATTCTCCAGGCTATTCTGGCCCTGTGACCCGGACCATGGCAAGGCAACTAGGTGGCCTCATGCACACTCTGGGGGTCCTCCCAGGGTCTGACTGCACCCCAGCCCGGCGgcccacagagaggaggaggaggaggaaaccaagCCCCTCAGAACCAGATGGCCCCCCAGCCCCGAAGCTGGGGACCAAGCGTCAGCGCCAGTCCTTCCTGCCCTGCCTGAGGAGGGGCTCCCTGCCTGAGGCTCAGCCTTCACTTGGGCCCAGCACCCCCAAAGGGGGAaaggcctcctcctcctgccactcCCCTCGCATCTGCCCAGCCACCGTCATCAAAAGCCGTGTGCCTCTGGGCCCCTCTGCTGTGCAGAACTGTTCCACCCCCCTGGCCCTGCCTGCTCGGGACCTCAACACCACATTTGATCTCTCGGAGGAGGCCCCCTCAAAGCTGGGTTTCTGTGAATGTGCTGGCTGGGAGAATGCCCCCCAGGAGCTGAATATGCTGGATCCGCCCCTCATCCCCAG TGGACCTGTGCCCCCGTTCACCATGAAAGGCCCCAAAGCAACCTCTTCCTTCCCTGGAACCTCAGCCTGCAAGAAGAGGAGAGTTACGAG CTCCTCAGCCTCCCAATCACTGAGAGTGGCCCGGGGCCGCAGCAGCCGCATCGCCCGCCTCCCCAGCAGCAACTTGAAGAGGCCAGCCTGGCCCCTTGCAATCCCAG ccAACTGGCCTGCAGAGACCCCCTCCAGTCCCCGCTGCCCTGGCAACCAGAGGAGCCAGCAGGAACCGATGGGGATTGGGGGAGCCTTGTCATCTGGGAGCTGTATCGGCAAGGCATCTTGA
- the KIF18B gene encoding kinesin-like protein KIF18B isoform X2, translated as MLGREGDPGIMYLTTMELYKRLEAHQEEKRFEVLISYQEVYNEQIHDLLEPKGPLAIREDPDKGVMVQGLSFHQPTSAEQLLEMLTRGNCNRTQHPTDANATSSRSHAIFQIFVKQQDRVPGLTQALRVAKMSLIDLAGSERASSTHAKGERLREGANINRSLLALINVLNALADAKGRKSHVPYRDSKLTRLLKDSIGGNCHTVMIATVSPSSLAYEDTYNTLKYADRAKEIKLALKSNVISLDCHISQYATICQQLQAEVATLREKLQVYEARAQAPPQDLPKSPKSGSSQQLLPSPPCTPELHPGSAVLQEESLGLETQVGRVMEENPPDQEPLQNDKDKGLVEEVLIQGPEQTLRHPLPTSPGLTLQPKPDVGCLSPQNLDRDSSKQLALKMLCLAQRQYSLLQAANLLTPDMITEFETLQQLVQEEKAKPGAKASGTPGPAKGVPLEPCSESDSPGYSGPVTRTMARQLGGLMHTLGVLPGSDCTPARRPTERRRRRKPSPSEPDGPPAPKLGTKRQRQSFLPCLRRGSLPEAQPSLGPSTPKGGKASSSCHSPRICPATVIKSRVPLGPSAVQNCSTPLALPARDLNTTFDLSEEAPSKLGFCECAGWENAPQELNMLDPPLIPSGPVPPFTMKGPKATSSFPGTSACKKRRVTSSSASQSLRVARGRSSRIARLPSSNLKRPAWPLAIPANWPAETPSSPRCPGNQRSQQEPMGIGGALSSGSCIGKAS; from the exons atgctggggagggagggggacccCGGCATCATGTACCTGACGACCATGGAACTGTACAAGCGGCTTGAGGCCCACCAGGAGGAGAAGCGATTCGAGGTGCTCATCAGCTACCAAGAG GTGTACAATGAGCAGATCCACGACCTCCTGGAGCCCAAGGGGCCCCTTGCTATCCGTGAGGACCCCGACAAGGGTGTGATGGTGCAAGGACTTTCCTTCCACCAG CCAACCTCAGCTGAGCAGCTGCTGGAGATGCTGACCCGAGGGAACTGCAACCGCACGCAGCACCCGACGGATGCCAACGCTACTTCCTCCCGCTCCCATGCCATCTTCCAG ATCTTCGTGAAGCAGCAGGACCGGGTTCCAGGTCTGACTCAGGCCCTTCGAGTGGCCAAGATGAGCCTGATTGACCTGGCTGGTTCGGAGCGGGCATCCAGCACCCATGCAAAGGGGGAGCGGCTTCGGGAGGGTGCCAACATCAACCGTTCCCTGCTGGCCCTCATCAATGTCCTCAATGCCTTGGCCGACGCGAAG GGCCGCAAGTCTCATGTGCCCTACCGGGACAGCAAGCTGACCCGTCTGCTCAAGGACTCCATTGGGGGCAACTGCCACACGGTGATGATCGCTACTGTCAGCCCCTCCAGTCTGGCCTACGAGGACACTTACAACACCCTCAAGTATGCCGACCGCGCCAAGGAGATCAAGCTCGCG CTTAAGAGCAACGTGATCAGTCTGGACTGTCACATCAGCCAGTATGCTACCATCTGCCAGCAACTGCAGGCTGAG GTGGCCACCCTGAGGGAGAAGCTCCAAGTATACGAGGCGAGAGCCCAGGCCCCACCACAGGACCTCCCGAAATCCCCCAAATCGGGCTCTTCCCAGCAACT CCTTCCCAGCCCACCCTGTACCCCAGAGCTCCACCCAGGGTCTGCAGTCCTTCAAGAGGAGAGCCTGGGGCtagagacccaggtggggagggtTATGGAAGAGAACCCTCCAGACCAGGAGCCACTCCAAAACGACAAGGACAAAGGCCTGGTGGAAGAG GTTCTAATCCAGGGACCAGAGCAGACCCTCAGGCACCCACTGCCAACGTCCCCTGGCCTGACCCTGCAGCCCAAGCCAGATGTGGGCTGCCTCTCACCACAGAACTTGGACAGGGACAGTTCTAAGCA GTTGGCCCTGAAGATGCTGTGCCTGGCACAGCGGCAGTACTCCCTGCTCCAGGCGGCCAACCTGCTCACCCCCGACATGATCACAGAGTTCGAGACCCTGCAGCAGTTGGTACAAGAGGAAAAAGCTAAGCCTGGAGCAAAGGCCTCAGGCACACCTGGCCCAGCCAAGGGGGTACCTCTGGAGCCCTGCTCAGAGTCAG ATTCTCCAGGCTATTCTGGCCCTGTGACCCGGACCATGGCAAGGCAACTAGGTGGCCTCATGCACACTCTGGGGGTCCTCCCAGGGTCTGACTGCACCCCAGCCCGGCGgcccacagagaggaggaggaggaggaaaccaagCCCCTCAGAACCAGATGGCCCCCCAGCCCCGAAGCTGGGGACCAAGCGTCAGCGCCAGTCCTTCCTGCCCTGCCTGAGGAGGGGCTCCCTGCCTGAGGCTCAGCCTTCACTTGGGCCCAGCACCCCCAAAGGGGGAaaggcctcctcctcctgccactcCCCTCGCATCTGCCCAGCCACCGTCATCAAAAGCCGTGTGCCTCTGGGCCCCTCTGCTGTGCAGAACTGTTCCACCCCCCTGGCCCTGCCTGCTCGGGACCTCAACACCACATTTGATCTCTCGGAGGAGGCCCCCTCAAAGCTGGGTTTCTGTGAATGTGCTGGCTGGGAGAATGCCCCCCAGGAGCTGAATATGCTGGATCCGCCCCTCATCCCCAG TGGACCTGTGCCCCCGTTCACCATGAAAGGCCCCAAAGCAACCTCTTCCTTCCCTGGAACCTCAGCCTGCAAGAAGAGGAGAGTTACGAG CTCCTCAGCCTCCCAATCACTGAGAGTGGCCCGGGGCCGCAGCAGCCGCATCGCCCGCCTCCCCAGCAGCAACTTGAAGAGGCCAGCCTGGCCCCTTGCAATCCCAG ccAACTGGCCTGCAGAGACCCCCTCCAGTCCCCGCTGCCCTGGCAACCAGAGGAGCCAGCAGGAACCGATGGGGATTGGGGGAGCCTTGTCATCTGGGAGCTGTATCGGCAAGGCATCTTGA